One window of Salmo salar chromosome ssa11, Ssal_v3.1, whole genome shotgun sequence genomic DNA carries:
- the LOC106562562 gene encoding uncharacterized protein KIAA0895-like, with amino-acid sequence MVLDPGEDCMDRTDVDEVGGGSSTTDLTGPEPRPEPRKTTTTDSTGLENTSPEPPKTTTNTRLENTSPEPPKTTTNTRLENTRPDAPKTTTNTRLENTSPEPPKTTTNTRLENTRPDAPKTTTNTRLENTSPEPPKTTTNTRLENTRPDAPKTTTNTRLENTSPEPPKTTTNTRLENTRPDAPKTTTNTRLENTSPEPPKTTTNTRLENTRPDAPKTTTNTTTRTEETRQDTTKTTKRTEEPTADPPTTTNTRLHARTSSVTKRERVSNSHNGPQPQPQSLVADVSLTPSPRASVGSSTNSSHSVLPYDGPVVSLRRDVTMATASSRNKVATRPTLRRPLSLDVTPLRLRGSEPALDRRVLQPPWHSAGGPSTAPAPPARSLTSPSLGPGGWMRRSESTCTVNKSSMGLRATRGHMRPATSLPHIARGFGGASPLPLPSTPRGPCLLVALRPINLDQERQAFFQSDYKYDPQFEYSTPEPSTVLEKYRDGSDLFLAQAVGIMECILRKFGNYENFEEVTGGSILPKSRVWAAARKYLQKENCVGEVVVCLSEELLSQAVMMVESCRPTLTINLSGARQHWLEGMLRHEIGTHYLRGVNNNLQPWSTSAGRKQYGLKPANPTEEGLASLHSVLLRKQPYLWRAALLYYTVYHATRMSFSQLFSHIAQFVQDPAVRWEYCLRAKRGQTDTSQPGCFSKDQVYLDGILRILRHRRNIDFKMLTSLGKVSFEDVERLRHIAVLRRTRIPHFMQDQEKYLQHLDHIVTVNELSDAQLRELLP; translated from the exons ATGGTTTTGGACCCGGGTGAGGACTGTATGGATCGGACAGACGTCGACGAGGTCGGAGGGGGCAGCAGCACCACAGACCTGACGGGTCCAGAACCAAGACCGGAACCTCGCAAAACCACCACAACCGACAGCACCGGACTAGAAAACACCAGCCCAGAGCCTCCCaaaaccaccaccaacaccagactagaaaacaccagcccagagcctcccaaaaccaccaccaacaccagacTAGAAAACACCAGACCGGATGCCCCCaaaaccaccaccaacaccagactagaaaacaccagcccagagcctcccaaaaccaccaccaacaccagacTAGAAAACACCAGACCGGATGCCCCCaaaaccaccaccaacaccagactagaaaacaccagcccagagcctcccaaaaccaccaccaacaccagacTAGAAAACACCAGACCGGATGCCCCCaaaaccaccaccaacaccagactagaaaacaccagcccagagcctcccaaaaccaccaccaacaccagacTAGAAAACACCAGACCGGATGCCCCCaaaaccaccaccaacaccagactagaaaacaccagcccagagcctcccaaaaccaccaccaacaccagacTAGAAAACACCAGACCGGATGCCCCCaaaaccaccaccaacaccaccactagaACAGAAGAGACCAGACAGGACACTACCAAAACCACCAAAAGAACAGAGGAACCAACAGCGgaccctcccaccaccaccaacactaggCTCCACGCCAGGACAAGCAGTGTCACCAAGAGGGAGCGGGTATCCAACTCCCACAATGGACCCCAGCCTCAACCTCAGTCGTTGGTGGCAGATGTCAGCCTTACCCCCAGCCCTAGGGCCAGTGTTGGCTCCTCTACCAATTCCTCTCACTCAGTCTTGCCATACGATGGACCGGTTGTCTCTCTGCGGCGGGACGTCACCATGGCAACGGCCTCGTCTCGGAATAAGGTGGCGACTAGACCCACTCTCCGCCGGCCCCTCAGCCTGGACGTGACGCCTCTGCGCCTCCGTGGCTCCGAGCCCGCGCTGGACCGCAGGGTCCTACAGCCCCCCTGGCACAGCGCTGGTGGTCCCTCCACTGCCCCCGCGCCCCCAGCACGCTCCCTCACCAGCCCCAGCCTGGGCCCCGGAGGCTGGATGCGCCGCAGCGAGAGCACCTGTACCGTCAACAAGTCCTCAATGGGCCTCCGGGCCACCAGGGGGCATATGCGTCCAGCCACCTCCCTTCCCCACATTGCCCGGGGGTTTGGAGGGGCCTCCCCGCTGCCCTTGCCCTCCACACCGCGAGGCCCCTGTCTCCTTGTGGCCCTAAGACCCATTAACCTAGACCAGGAGAGGCAGGCCTTCTTCCAGTCTGACTATAAATACGACCCCCAGTTTGAGTACTCGACCCCGGAGCCCAGCACTGTGCTGGAGAAATACAGAGATGGATCTGACCTCTTCCTCGCACAG gctgTTGGGATTATGGAGTGTATTCTGAGGAAGTTTGGTAACTATGAGAACTTTGAGGAAGTGACGGGAGGAAGTATTTTACCAAAGAGTCGAGTCTGGGCTGCTGCACGCAAGTACCTGCAGAAGGAGAACTGTGTAGGAGAG gtggtggtgtgtctgtctgaggagCTGCTGTCCCAGGCGGTGATGATGGTAGAGAGTTGTCGTCCCACTCTGACTATCAACCTGTCTGGAGCACGACAACACTGGCTGGAGGGCATGCTCAGGCATGAGATAG GAACCCACTACCTTCGAGGTGTGAACAACAACCTCCAGCCTTGGTCCACTTCGGCAGGCAGGAAGCAGTATGGCCTCAAACCGGCCAATCCCACGGAAGAAGGCCTGGCCAGCCTGCACAGTGTGTTGCTACGGAAACAGCCCTACCTGTGGCGCGCCGCTCTGCTCTACTATACGGTGTATCACGCCACCAGGATGAGCTTCAGCCAGCTCTTCAGCCACATCGCTCAGTTCGTCCAGGATCCCGCGGTGCGCTGGGAGTACTGCCTCAGAGCCAAGAGGGGACAGACGGACACCTCGCAGcctg GCTGTTTCAGTAAAGATCAAGTGTACCTGGACGGAATCCTCAGGATTCTACGACATCGGAGGAACATCGACTTCAAGATGCTGACCTCGCTAGGCAAG GTGTCGTTTGAGGACGTGGAAAGGCTACGGCACATCGCCGTCCTCCGCCGGACCAGAATCCCTCACTTCATGCAGGACCAGGAGAAATACCTTCAGCATCTGGACCACATTGTCACGGTCAACGAACTGAGCGACGCTCAGCTTAGAGAACTCCTTCCCTGA
- the LOC123725249 gene encoding C-C motif chemokine 13-like has translation MKTMTALLLLGMLCSLHTTSAGVISLDTATDCCMKFSARIPLQQVVSLRPTSSSCSRKALIFTTKKGKTFCVDPSEAWVQSHVTKIESRSTAAKTTMMS, from the exons ATGAAGACCATGACTGCTCTACTCCTCCTGGGAATGCTCTGCTCCCTCCATACGActtctgcag GTGTCATTTCGTTGGACACGGCAACTGACTGCTGTATGAAATTCAGCGCGAGGATCCCTCTTCAACAAGTGGTTTCTCTCAGACCAACTTCCAGTAGCTGCTCTCGCAAAGCACTGAT TTTCACCACAAAGAAAGGGAAGACATTTTGTGTTGACCCTTCTGAAGCCTGGGTCCAGAGTCATGTGACCAAGATTGAGAGCAGATCGACTGCTGCCAAGACGACGATGATGTCATAA
- the LOC106587932 gene encoding C-C motif chemokine 13-like gives MKTLTALLLLGLLCSLHKTSAQGVMGISAMSAIDCCVKFHTKRIPLGAVISVSRTPSSCPRQALVFTTKKKIRYCVDPSQAWVQSHVTKIESRSMTSSTTIATN, from the exons ATGAAGACCCTGACTGCTCTACTCCTCCTGGGACTGCTCTGCTCCCTCCATAAGACGTCTGCACAgg GTGTCATGGGGATTTCAGCAATGAGTGCCATAGACTGCTGTGTGAAGTTCCACACGAAGAGGATCCCTCTTGGTGCAGTGATTTCAGTTTCCAGAACCCCTAGTAGCTGCCCTCGCCAAGCACTGGT GTTTACAACAAAGAAAAAGATTCGATATTGTGTCGACCCATCTCAGGCCTGGGTCCAGAGTCATGTGACCAAGATTGAGAGCAGATCGATGACGTCATCAACCACCATCGCCACAAACTAA